One window of the Nicotiana tabacum cultivar K326 chromosome 4, ASM71507v2, whole genome shotgun sequence genome contains the following:
- the LOC107770953 gene encoding zinc finger A20 and AN1 domain-containing stress-associated protein 6-like, translating into MASCDKAENSSLCARGCGFYGNPSNYNICSQFYKAFLKEESAKIAIALSEKLYFLTVDDTVKTENDDGLTMKTKTERCKSCKKKVGLVVFSCKCGGIFCRIHRYLEEHTCTFNFKSMGRALLVKENPLCKADKLEYRI; encoded by the coding sequence TATGCGCAAGGGGTTGCGGCTTCTATGGTAACCCAAGCAACTACAACATTTGTTCCCAATTCTATAAAGCTTTCTTGAAAGAAGAATCCGCCAAGATTGCAATAGCTTTATCTGAAAAGTTATATTTTCTTACTGTTGATGATACTGTTAAAACTGAAAACGACGATGGTTTGACGATGAAGACGAAGACAGAAAGGTGCAAGAGTTGTAAGAAGAAGGTGGGATTAGTAGTGTTTAGTTGTAAGTGTGGTGGAATATTTTGCAGGATTCATAGGTACCTAGAGGAACATACATGCACATTCAATTTCAAGTCTATGGGACGTGCGCTTTTGGTTAAGGAAAATCCTCTTTGCAAAGCTGATAAACTTGAGTATAGGATCTAA
- the LOC107770955 gene encoding putative zinc finger A20 and AN1 domain-containing stress-associated protein 8: MASCDKAENSSLCARGCGFYGNPSNYNICSQFYKAFLKEESAKIAIALSEKLYFLTVDDTVKTENDDGLTMKTKTERCNSCKKKVGLVGFSCKCGGIFCRIHWYPKELACTFNFKSMGRALLVKENPLCKADKLEYRI; the protein is encoded by the coding sequence ATGGCTTCTTGTGACAAAGCAGAAAACTCAAGTTTATGCGCAAGGGGTTGCGGCTTCTATGGTAACCCAAGCAACTACAACATTTGTTCCCAATTCTATAAAGCTTTCTTGAAAGAAGAATCCGCCAAGATTGCAATAGCTTTATCTGAAAAGTTATATTTTCTTACTGTTGATGATACTGTTAAAACTGAAAACGACGATGGTTTGACGATGAAGACGAAGACAGAAAGGTGCAATAGTTGTAAGAAGAAGGTGGGATTAGTAGGGTTTAGTTGTAAGTGTGGTGGAATATTTTGCAGGATTCATTGGTACCCAAAGGAACTTGCATGCACATTCAATTTCAAGTCTATGGGACGTGCGCTTTTGGTTAAGGAAAATCCTCTTTGCAAAGCTGATAAACTTGAGTATAGGATCTAA
- the LOC107770956 gene encoding putative zinc finger A20 and AN1 domain-containing stress-associated protein 8: MTSCDKAENSSLCARGCGFYGNPSNHNICSQFYKAFLKEESAKSAIALSEKLYFLTVDDTVKTGNDDGLSMKTKTERCKSCKKKVGLVGFSCKCSGMFCRIHRYPEEHACTFNFKSMGCALLAKKNPLCKADKLEYRI, translated from the coding sequence ATGACTTCTTGTGACAAAGCAGAAAACTCAAGTTTATGCGCAAGGGGTTGCGGTTTCTATGGTAACCCAAGCAATCACAATATTTGTTCCCAATTCTATAAAGCTTTCTTGAAAGAAGAATCCGCCAAGAGTGCAATAGCTTTATCTGAAAAGTTATATTTTCTTACTGTTGATGATACTGTTAAAACTGGAAACGACGATGGTTTGTCGATGAAGACGAAGACAGAAAGGTGCAAGAGTTGTAAGAAGAAGGTGGGATTAGTAGGGTTTAGTTGTAAGTGTAGTGGAATGTTTTGCAGGATTCATAGGTACCCAGAGGAACATGCATGCACATTCAATTTCAAGTCTATGGGATGTGCACTTTTGGCTAAGAAAAATCCTCTTTGCAAAGCTGATAAACTTGAGTATAGGATCTAA
- the LOC107770957 gene encoding zinc finger A20 and AN1 domain-containing stress-associated protein 6-like: protein MTSCDKAENSSLCARGCGFYGNPSNYNICSQFYKAFLKEESVKSAIALSEKLYFLTVDDTVKTGNEDGLTMKTKTERCNSYKKKVGLVGFSCKFGGIFCRIHMYPEELTCTFNFKYMGRALLVKENPLCKADKLEYRI from the coding sequence ATGACTTCTTGTGACAAAGCAGAAAACTCAAGTTTATGCGCAAGGGGTTGCGGCTTCTATGGTAACCCAAGCAACTACAACATTTGTTCCCAATTCTATAAAGCTTTCTTAAAAGAAGAATCCGTTAAGAGTGCAATAGCTTTATCTGAAAAGTTATATTTTCTTACTGTTGATGATACTGTTAAAACTGGAAACGAAGATGGTTTGACGATGAAGACGAAGACAGAAAGGTGCAATAGTTATAAGAAGAAGGTGGGATTAGTAGGGTTTAGTTGTAAGTTTGGTGGAATATTTTGCAGGATTCATATGTACCCAGAGGAACTTACATGCACATTCAATTTCAAGTATATGGGACGTGCGCTTTTGGTTAAGGAAAATCCTCTTTGCAAAGCTGATAAACTTGAGTATAGGATCTAA
- the LOC107770950 gene encoding protein PSK SIMULATOR 1-like, producing MVTTSHEPQELAFIFFSAAPFSNYFSFISTIRLCLFVFLSNSFSFNPSILSYLNQQFLKQIYFLKKPRSCLVLKLRIISVMALETWLIKVKKSIAHSLDSVRASAPRAKPALIKKSSVGVLAFEISGLMSKLLHLWQFLSDKNMIRIRNESICLEGVRKIVSNDDAFLLGLACAEIVENLRLLAKSLSRISKRCEDSHLRNFDRYFNEFANTGRDPYNWVLSLKDMDSKIKKMDQYVTTTALLHRQMDELSVLENSLKKASNSHFKDSDISSIKEQKIIDLRQKFLWQKQEVKYLKERSLWCRSFDTVTSLLARSIFTTLAKIKLVFGINHGYPNSLPRSLSASATVYPSENHNTCNFVSGPLVKPPVFNEFFESNTKMLKPPSSTLGAAALALHYANLIIVMEKMIRSPQLVGVDARDDLYSMLPNSIRSSLRSRLKGVGFSASDPVLAGEWKDALQKILGWLSPLAHNMIKWQSERSFEQQNIIPKTNVLLLQTMYFANQDKTEAAITELLVGLNYIWRFEREMNAKALFECTNFNNFLTLKRSSN from the coding sequence ATGGTCACAACATCCCACGAGCCTCAAGAACTTGCTTTTATCTTCTTCTCTGCAGCTCCATTCTCCAATTATTTCTCCTTCATATCAACTATTCGTCTCTGtctctttgtttttctctctaACTCTTTCTCATTTAACCCATCAATTCTCTCTTACCTCAATCAACAATTTCTAAAACAAATCTACTTCCTCAAAAAACCCAGAAGTTGTTTAGTTCTTAAACTTAGAATTATATCAGTAATGGCTCTAGAAACATGGTTAATTAAGGTGAAAAAATCGATAGCCCACAGCTTGGATTCAGTAAGAGCCAGTGCGCCACGTGCAAAGCCGGCGCTGATCAAGAAATCCAGTGTTGGAGTTTTAGCATTTGAGATCTCTGGCCTTATGTCAAAACTCCTCCATTTATGGCAATTTTTGTCAGACAAAAATATGATCCGAATTCGCAACGAGTCAATCTGCCTAGAAGGTGTTCGTAAAATTGTCTCAAACGATGACGCCTTTCTTCTCGGCCTTGCCTGTGCAGAAATTGTGGAGAATCTGAGGCTGCTTGCAAAATCTTTGTCAAGAATCAGCAAAAGATGTGAAGATTCTCATCTCAGAAACTTTGATCGCTACTTCAATGAATTTGCCAACACGGGTCGTGATCCTTACAATTGGGTTCTTAGCTTGAAAGATATGGATTCAAAAATCAAGAAAATGGATCAGTACGTTACCACCACTGCCCTGCTCCATCGACAAATGGACGAGCTTTCAGTACTTGAGAATAGTTTAAAGAAAGCTTCGAATTCCCATTTCAAAGATTCTGATATTTCATCAATCAAAGAACAGAAAATCATTGACCTGCGACAGAAGTTTCTGTGGCAGAAACAAGAAGTTAAGTATCTAAAAGAGAGATCTTTATGGTGTCGTAGCTTTGATACAGTTACATCATTACTTGCTCGATCCATTTTCACTACTCTAGCAAAGATCAAGCTTGTTTTTGGTATCAATCATGGATATCCAAATTCTCTGCCACGTAGTCTCTCTGCTTCAGCCACTGTTTATCCTTCAGAAAACCATAACACATGCAATTTTGTCTCTGGTCCATTGGTAAAGCCCCCTGTATTTAATGAGTTTTTCGAGTCAAACACAAAGATGCTTAAACCACCTTCTAGCACTTTAGGTGCAGCTGCACTTGCTTTACATTATGCTAATTTGATCATTGTTATGGAAAAGATGATAAGATCACCACAACTAGTTGGTGTTGATGCTAGAGATGATTTATACTCCATGTTGCCAAATAGTATAAGATCATCATTAAGATCAAGACTAAAAGGAGTCGGGTTTTCGGCTAGTGATCCAGTTCTTGCGGGGGAATGGAAAGATGCACTGCAGAAGATTTTAGGGTGGTTGTCACCTTTGGCACATAATATGATCAAATGGCAAAGTGAAAGGAGCTTTGAACAACAAAATATAATTCCAAAAACTAATGTTCTCTTGCTGCAGACTATGTATTTTGCAAACCAGGACAAGACTGAAGCTGCCATAACAGAGCTGTTAGTTGGACTCAACTATATTTggaggtttgaaagggaaatgaaTGCTAAGGCCTTGTTTGAGTGTaccaacttcaacaacttcttgaCTTTGAAGCGTTCAAGTAATTAA